One window of Mangrovibacterium diazotrophicum genomic DNA carries:
- the gyrA gene encoding DNA gyrase subunit A: MTEGERIIKINIEEQMKTAYIDYSMSVIVSRALPDVRDGLKPVHRRVLFGMSELGILSNRPYKKSARIVGEVLGKYHPHGDSSVYMTMVRMAQEWSLRYPLVDGQGNYGSIDGDSPAAMRYTEARMAKIAEETLSDIEKNTVDFQPNFDESLSEPTVLPTRIPNLLVNGASGIAVGMATNMPPHNLSDTIDAITAYIDNKEIEITELIPIIKAPDFPTGGIIYGYKGVEEAFETGRGRIVIRGKAHIETHGAGRERIVVTEIPYMVNKAELIMKIAELVNEKKIEGISNVNDESDREGMRIVIDVKKDEISNVVLNKLYKYTQLQTSFSVNNIALVKGRPRLLNLKDLIHYFVEHRHDVVVRRTQYELEQAEKRAHILEGLIIASDNIDEVIAIIRGSKTPDEARESLIARFNLSEIQARAIVEMRLRQLTGLEQDKLHQEYEDIVKFIERCREILANEDLRMQIIKDELIAIKEQYGDERKTEIVPNAEEFNPEDFYADEEMVITISHLGYIKRTPLTEFKTQGRGGVGSKGSNTRDEDFLEHLFVATMHNTLLLFTEKGKCFWLKVYEIPEGTKTSKGRAIQNLLNIEQDDKVLAYINVKTLSDEEYINNNFIILCTQKGIIKKTSLEAYSRPRQNGINAITVREEDHLLEARLTNGNHEIMIAVKSGKAIRFHESIVRAIGRTASGVRGITLGSESDQVIGMISVENQSEDVLVVSEKGYGKRSTIEDYRVTNRGGKGVKTINVTEKTGELIALKSVSDNNDLMIITQNGITIRLPISEVRVMGRATQGVRLINLRGEDAIASVARVEFEDNGEEIENQENSEASENED, from the coding sequence ATGACTGAAGGCGAAAGAATTATTAAGATTAATATCGAAGAGCAGATGAAAACTGCCTACATCGATTATTCGATGTCGGTAATTGTTTCCAGAGCTCTGCCTGATGTACGCGATGGATTAAAACCTGTCCACCGCCGTGTTTTATTCGGAATGAGTGAGTTAGGCATTCTATCCAATAGACCGTATAAAAAATCAGCCAGGATTGTTGGTGAGGTTTTAGGTAAGTATCACCCGCATGGCGATTCTTCAGTATACATGACCATGGTGCGTATGGCGCAGGAATGGTCGCTGCGCTACCCCCTGGTAGACGGGCAAGGAAACTACGGGTCGATCGACGGTGACAGTCCTGCAGCGATGCGTTACACCGAGGCCCGGATGGCAAAAATCGCAGAAGAAACATTAAGTGATATTGAAAAGAATACCGTTGATTTTCAGCCGAACTTCGACGAATCGTTAAGTGAGCCAACAGTTTTACCAACTCGTATTCCAAACTTGTTGGTGAACGGAGCATCAGGTATTGCGGTAGGTATGGCGACAAACATGCCGCCTCATAACTTGTCCGATACAATTGATGCCATTACGGCATACATTGACAATAAGGAGATTGAGATTACCGAGCTTATACCGATCATTAAAGCACCCGATTTCCCGACCGGTGGTATCATCTACGGTTATAAAGGAGTGGAAGAGGCCTTTGAAACAGGCCGTGGCCGTATCGTTATTCGCGGTAAAGCGCATATCGAAACACATGGTGCCGGACGCGAGCGCATTGTGGTAACTGAAATTCCTTACATGGTCAACAAAGCAGAGTTGATCATGAAAATTGCGGAGTTGGTTAACGAGAAAAAAATTGAAGGTATTTCAAACGTTAACGATGAGTCAGACCGCGAAGGTATGCGTATCGTTATCGACGTTAAGAAAGACGAAATTTCGAATGTCGTTCTTAATAAATTGTACAAATACACGCAGTTACAGACATCGTTCAGCGTAAACAACATTGCCTTGGTGAAGGGACGTCCTCGTCTGCTTAACCTGAAGGATCTGATTCACTATTTTGTAGAGCATCGCCACGATGTTGTGGTTCGCCGTACACAGTATGAATTGGAACAAGCTGAAAAAAGAGCACACATCCTGGAAGGTCTGATTATTGCATCAGATAATATCGATGAAGTAATCGCGATCATCCGCGGCTCGAAAACGCCGGATGAAGCTCGTGAAAGTTTGATTGCTCGTTTCAACCTGTCTGAAATTCAGGCTCGTGCAATTGTTGAAATGCGTCTTCGTCAGTTGACTGGTCTGGAGCAAGATAAGCTTCACCAAGAATATGAAGATATTGTTAAGTTTATTGAACGTTGCCGCGAGATACTCGCAAACGAGGATTTGCGGATGCAAATCATCAAGGATGAGCTGATCGCCATTAAAGAACAGTATGGTGACGAGCGCAAAACCGAGATTGTTCCGAATGCGGAAGAATTCAACCCGGAAGATTTTTATGCAGATGAAGAGATGGTAATCACCATTTCACACTTGGGTTATATCAAGCGTACACCGCTGACTGAATTCAAAACACAGGGAAGGGGTGGAGTTGGTTCCAAAGGAAGCAACACTCGTGATGAAGACTTCCTGGAGCACCTGTTTGTTGCCACCATGCACAACACCTTGTTACTGTTCACCGAAAAAGGTAAGTGTTTCTGGTTGAAAGTTTATGAAATACCAGAAGGAACAAAAACGAGCAAAGGCCGCGCTATTCAGAACCTTCTGAATATTGAACAGGACGATAAAGTACTGGCATACATCAATGTAAAAACACTGAGCGACGAAGAATACATCAACAATAACTTCATTATTCTATGTACTCAGAAAGGTATTATTAAGAAGACGTCGCTCGAAGCTTATTCACGTCCTCGTCAGAATGGTATCAACGCGATTACCGTTCGCGAAGAAGACCATTTGCTGGAAGCGCGCCTGACCAACGGTAATCACGAGATCATGATTGCAGTGAAGTCTGGTAAGGCTATTCGTTTCCACGAAAGCATTGTTCGCGCTATCGGCCGGACAGCTTCCGGAGTACGTGGTATCACACTGGGCAGCGAGAGCGATCAGGTCATTGGCATGATATCTGTTGAAAACCAGTCGGAAGATGTATTGGTTGTTTCAGAAAAAGGTTACGGAAAGCGCTCGACCATTGAAGATTATCGCGTAACGAACCGCGGTGGTAAAGGTGTTAAAACAATCAATGTGACCGAAAAAACGGGCGAATTGATAGCACTGAAGAGCGTTTCTGATAACAACGACCTGATGATTATTACTCAGAATGGAATCACCATTCGTCTGCCGATTTCCGAAGTTCGGGTAATGGGCCGTGCAACGCAGGGGGTTCGATTAATTAACCTGCGCGGCGAAGATGCCATTGCATCGGTAGCACGTGTTGAATTCGAAGACAATGGTGAGGAAATCGAGAACCAGGAGAATTCAGAAGCTTCTGAAAATGAAGATTAA
- a CDS encoding tetratricopeptide repeat protein codes for MMKKTILLLAILVTAVAGSYAQKGKVSSAQTLKDSGKLDKALEAINEAIDPNNEKAEKSIPWPRTWEVRGEIYHDIYKSKDENYKKLATDPLATSLESFKKAIELDTKGTGSNGVKINLTLLINDFTDQAVKGFNENDYELALKSFEQILDIQSMPLMQEDPPTVDTVIIFNAGLAAYNAENYDKAIKYYKEAAKYNYNEARTYELIAASYTNQQDTVNALAALQEGFEKYPESSSLLVQMINIYMNANKTDDAMKYLELAIEQDPENASFYFAKGALNDKLGNTDDAVTSYEKALELKDDYFDAYYNLGAIYYNKGVKQLDVANAVPTNQPDKYEEEKTKADKEFEKAIPYMEKASEVNPEDTYSLESLKQLYYRLKMMDKFDEVNKKLEDLK; via the coding sequence ATGATGAAGAAAACAATTCTATTGTTGGCCATACTTGTTACCGCTGTGGCTGGCTCTTATGCACAAAAGGGCAAAGTTTCCAGCGCTCAAACATTGAAAGACAGTGGTAAGCTGGATAAGGCGTTGGAAGCGATCAATGAGGCTATTGATCCAAATAACGAAAAAGCTGAAAAATCAATTCCTTGGCCAAGAACTTGGGAAGTTCGTGGTGAAATCTATCACGACATTTACAAATCGAAAGATGAAAACTACAAGAAGTTAGCGACTGATCCGTTGGCTACTTCTCTGGAATCTTTCAAAAAAGCGATTGAGTTAGATACAAAAGGAACAGGAAGCAACGGTGTTAAAATCAACCTGACACTTTTGATCAACGATTTTACCGATCAAGCAGTTAAAGGTTTCAACGAAAATGACTACGAATTAGCACTGAAATCTTTTGAACAGATTTTGGATATTCAAAGCATGCCTTTGATGCAAGAAGATCCTCCGACAGTTGACACTGTGATCATTTTCAACGCAGGTTTGGCTGCTTACAATGCTGAAAACTACGATAAAGCGATTAAATATTACAAAGAAGCTGCTAAATACAACTACAACGAAGCACGTACTTATGAGTTGATCGCTGCCAGTTACACAAACCAACAAGACACAGTAAATGCATTGGCTGCGTTGCAGGAAGGTTTTGAGAAATATCCTGAAAGTAGTTCTTTGCTGGTGCAAATGATCAACATCTATATGAACGCAAACAAAACTGATGATGCGATGAAATACCTGGAACTGGCTATCGAGCAAGATCCTGAAAACGCTTCATTCTACTTTGCTAAAGGTGCGTTGAATGATAAGTTGGGTAACACAGACGACGCAGTTACTTCATACGAAAAAGCTCTGGAGTTGAAAGATGACTACTTTGATGCTTACTACAACCTGGGTGCTATTTACTACAACAAAGGTGTAAAACAATTGGATGTAGCGAATGCTGTTCCTACAAACCAACCAGACAAATACGAAGAAGAAAAAACAAAAGCGGATAAAGAATTCGAGAAAGCAATTCCTTATATGGAAAAAGCTTCAGAAGTAAATCCGGAAGATACTTATTCGTTGGAATCATTGAAACAATTGTACTATCGTTTGAAAATGATGGACAAGTTTGATGAAGTAAATAAGAAACTGGAAGATCTTAAGTAA
- a CDS encoding methylglyoxal synthase yields the protein MKKKKTIALVAHDNRKKDMMEWVAYNWKELLPHSLVCTGTTGKLIQETIEKQCKVHDAIPPEVTRLKSGPLGGDQQLGALICEGQVDMMIFFWDPMQPQPHDVDVKALLRIATLYNIPTAPNRSTADFIISSNLFHQKYSPILKDYSAYIKREVDL from the coding sequence ATGAAAAAGAAGAAAACAATTGCCCTCGTTGCCCACGATAACCGCAAAAAGGATATGATGGAATGGGTGGCGTACAACTGGAAGGAATTACTTCCTCACAGTTTGGTTTGTACCGGAACAACAGGAAAATTGATCCAGGAAACAATCGAAAAACAGTGCAAAGTCCATGATGCGATCCCTCCGGAAGTCACACGCTTAAAATCAGGCCCTTTGGGGGGCGACCAGCAGTTAGGTGCGCTTATTTGTGAAGGTCAGGTCGATATGATGATTTTCTTTTGGGATCCAATGCAACCGCAACCGCACGATGTTGACGTTAAAGCGCTTCTTCGGATTGCAACACTTTACAATATCCCAACAGCGCCAAACCGGTCTACAGCCGATTTTATCATCTCGTCCAATTTGTTCCACCAGAAATACAGCCCAATATTGAAGGATTATTCAGCGTATATCAAGCGCGAAGTCGATTTGTAA
- a CDS encoding flavodoxin — MSKTAIFYSFHTNKTSKVSEKIIEVFGKDNLDILNAEEVNEESFLKYDNYVIGVATWWDGELPNYWDEFVPAIDDMDLSGKKFAIYGLGDQKGYPENFNDGVGIFADLIESKGGKLVGFTSKEGYEYEASRAERGDQLCGLCIDQENQPRLTKGRVEKWVEQLQKEFK; from the coding sequence ATGAGTAAAACAGCTATATTTTACAGTTTTCACACAAACAAAACTTCTAAAGTAAGCGAGAAAATTATCGAGGTTTTCGGGAAAGACAATCTTGATATTCTCAACGCAGAGGAAGTAAATGAAGAAAGCTTCCTGAAATACGACAACTACGTTATTGGTGTTGCAACCTGGTGGGACGGCGAATTACCAAATTACTGGGACGAGTTTGTTCCGGCAATTGACGACATGGATTTGTCGGGTAAGAAATTCGCAATCTATGGTTTGGGTGACCAAAAAGGGTATCCTGAAAACTTCAACGATGGTGTTGGTATCTTCGCCGATCTGATCGAGTCAAAAGGAGGTAAACTGGTTGGTTTCACTTCGAAAGAAGGTTACGAATACGAAGCAAGCCGTGCCGAACGTGGCGACCAGCTTTGTGGTTTGTGTATTGACCAGGAGAATCAACCTCGACTGACAAAAGGACGGGTTGAAAAATGGGTTGAACAGCTCCAAAAAGAGTTCAAATAG
- a CDS encoding alpha-ketoacid dehydrogenase subunit alpha/beta, whose protein sequence is MSSIYPKIYTIKSVEKDVLHQWLKTLVVGRKLDERAPNYLKQAIGWSYHAPYAGHDGIQFAIGQVFDRHTDHLFPYYRDMMTCFSAGLTAEEIILNGISKGTDVAGGGRHMSNHFAKPEWNIHNVSSCTGNHDLHAVGVARAMKYYGHKGVSITSHGESSTSEGYVYEAINGASREKLPVIFVLQDNGYGISVPKNMQTANRKAANNFSGFKNLRIIHCNGKDIFDSMNAMAEAKKHVLEVGEPVIVQANCVRMESHSNSDRHELYRSENERNYVRVYDPMAKFVRMLLRYNRFTQEEIQAIEEEAKAIVKDAHKKAMKAPDPDPSTIFDFVMPEPYPADKYPAGTHNHDGEKIKLVDAINKTLKEEFRENPDTFIWGQDVANKEKGGAFNVTKGMQQEFGDQRVFSAPIAEDFIVGTANGMSRFNDKIRLVIEGAEFADYFWPAMEQYVDSSHDYWRSNGQFVPNMTIRLASGGYIGGGLYHSQNLEGALATIPGVRIVYPCFADDAAGLLRTAMRSKGMTVFMEPKALYNAPQAAASIPDDFEVPFGKARVRREGKDVTLVTYGNTLIHSLDAAKALEEEGIDVEVIDLRSIVPLDKETILESIKKTSKVMVVHEDKVFAGFGSEVTSMIMEEAFEDLDAPVKRVGSPYTPVGFNRILEKAILPNTERIVAAAKELMAY, encoded by the coding sequence ATGAGTAGTATTTATCCCAAAATTTATACGATAAAGAGCGTAGAAAAGGACGTGCTTCACCAATGGCTGAAAACCCTAGTGGTTGGCCGTAAACTGGATGAAAGAGCTCCTAACTACCTGAAACAGGCCATTGGCTGGTCGTACCACGCCCCATACGCCGGACACGATGGTATTCAGTTTGCAATCGGTCAGGTTTTTGATCGCCATACCGATCACCTGTTCCCGTATTACCGTGATATGATGACTTGTTTCTCGGCTGGATTGACAGCTGAAGAAATCATCCTGAACGGTATCTCAAAAGGAACAGACGTTGCCGGTGGTGGTCGTCACATGTCGAACCACTTTGCAAAACCGGAATGGAATATCCATAACGTATCAAGCTGTACAGGTAACCACGACTTGCACGCCGTAGGTGTGGCCCGTGCCATGAAATATTACGGACACAAAGGTGTTTCAATTACATCACACGGTGAATCTTCGACTTCAGAAGGTTACGTGTACGAAGCCATCAACGGTGCTTCTCGTGAGAAACTTCCGGTGATCTTCGTGTTGCAGGACAATGGTTACGGTATTTCCGTTCCGAAAAACATGCAAACAGCAAACCGTAAAGCAGCCAACAACTTCTCTGGTTTCAAAAACCTGCGTATTATTCACTGTAACGGTAAAGATATTTTCGACTCGATGAATGCGATGGCAGAGGCGAAAAAACACGTTTTGGAAGTTGGAGAGCCGGTTATCGTGCAGGCGAACTGTGTGCGCATGGAGTCACACTCGAACTCAGACCGTCACGAATTGTACCGCAGCGAAAACGAGCGTAATTACGTTCGTGTTTACGACCCGATGGCGAAATTTGTCCGCATGTTGCTGCGTTACAACCGTTTCACGCAGGAAGAAATTCAGGCGATCGAAGAAGAAGCTAAAGCGATTGTAAAAGATGCGCACAAAAAAGCAATGAAAGCTCCGGATCCGGATCCTTCAACAATCTTCGATTTTGTAATGCCAGAACCTTATCCGGCTGATAAATACCCGGCAGGTACACACAACCACGATGGTGAAAAAATCAAGTTGGTTGATGCAATCAATAAAACGCTGAAAGAAGAATTCCGCGAAAACCCGGATACCTTTATTTGGGGACAGGACGTTGCCAACAAAGAAAAAGGCGGTGCCTTCAACGTAACCAAAGGTATGCAACAGGAATTCGGTGATCAACGTGTATTTAGTGCTCCAATTGCTGAAGATTTCATCGTGGGTACTGCAAACGGTATGAGCCGTTTCAACGATAAAATCCGTCTGGTTATTGAAGGTGCTGAATTTGCTGACTACTTCTGGCCGGCAATGGAACAATACGTTGATTCAAGCCACGACTACTGGCGTTCAAACGGTCAGTTTGTACCGAATATGACCATTCGTTTGGCTTCAGGTGGCTACATTGGTGGTGGTTTGTACCACTCGCAAAACCTGGAAGGTGCTTTGGCAACAATCCCGGGTGTACGTATTGTTTACCCATGTTTTGCTGACGATGCTGCCGGTTTGTTGCGTACTGCAATGCGTTCGAAAGGGATGACCGTATTTATGGAGCCAAAGGCTTTATATAACGCTCCCCAAGCTGCCGCTTCAATTCCTGACGATTTCGAAGTGCCATTCGGAAAAGCCCGCGTTCGTCGCGAAGGAAAAGATGTGACTTTGGTTACTTACGGAAATACGTTGATTCACAGTTTGGATGCTGCTAAGGCCTTGGAAGAAGAAGGAATCGATGTTGAAGTGATTGACCTTCGTTCAATTGTTCCGTTGGATAAAGAAACGATCCTTGAATCGATTAAAAAGACCAGTAAAGTCATGGTCGTACACGAAGACAAGGTATTCGCAGGCTTCGGCTCTGAAGTAACTTCGATGATCATGGAAGAAGCTTTCGAAGACCTGGATGCACCGGTTAAACGTGTTGGTTCTCCGTATACACCGGTTGGTTTCAACCGTATTCTGGAGAAAGCAATCCTACCGAATACTGAACGGATCGTTGCAGCAGCTAAAGAATTAATGGCATATTAA
- a CDS encoding dihydrolipoamide acetyltransferase family protein — MSEFKIQMPKMGESVQEATITKWFVKEGDKIEEDDMLFEIATEKVDSEIPSPVDGVIKKILFEVDSIVPVGEIVAIIQTDEDGDDDDSSSDEASAATDKEEVASTASEEKAPADFKESTRFYSPLVRSIAKEENISLEVLETIEGSGAGGRVQKQDVLDYLAGKGAKPAAPAAPKAEAPAASAPKEKPAAPKPSIPVGADDKVIEMDRIRKIISERMVQSVSTAPHVTSVVETDVTNVVLWRNKVKDEFQAKFGQKLTFMPVFIEAAATALREFPMLNASVDGDKIILRGKVNIGVAVAKPDGNLIVPVIKDADQKNLVGLTSSMNDLANRARINKLTPDEISGGTFSISNFGTFKNDIGTPIINQPEVAILATGNIVKKPAVLETPAGDVIAIRHKMFLSVSYDHRIIDGALGGAFLRRIAELLEEFDVNRKI, encoded by the coding sequence ATGTCAGAATTTAAAATCCAAATGCCCAAGATGGGCGAAAGTGTTCAGGAAGCGACTATTACGAAGTGGTTTGTGAAAGAAGGAGACAAAATTGAAGAGGATGATATGCTTTTCGAAATCGCGACGGAAAAAGTTGACTCTGAAATTCCATCACCTGTTGACGGTGTAATTAAAAAAATTCTGTTTGAAGTAGATTCAATCGTTCCTGTAGGAGAAATTGTTGCCATCATCCAAACTGACGAGGACGGTGATGACGATGATTCATCAAGCGACGAAGCAAGCGCAGCAACTGATAAAGAGGAAGTAGCAAGCACAGCATCAGAAGAAAAAGCACCTGCTGATTTTAAAGAATCAACACGTTTTTATTCACCGCTTGTGCGATCGATTGCTAAAGAAGAAAACATCTCACTGGAAGTGCTGGAAACCATTGAAGGAAGTGGTGCCGGTGGTCGTGTTCAAAAGCAAGATGTATTGGATTATCTGGCAGGAAAAGGCGCAAAACCAGCAGCTCCGGCAGCACCTAAAGCTGAAGCTCCGGCGGCAAGCGCTCCAAAAGAAAAACCAGCAGCTCCGAAACCTAGCATTCCGGTCGGTGCTGATGACAAAGTGATTGAGATGGACCGTATTCGGAAAATCATTTCTGAGCGTATGGTTCAATCGGTATCTACTGCGCCTCACGTAACATCGGTGGTTGAAACTGACGTGACCAACGTTGTTTTGTGGAGAAACAAAGTAAAAGACGAATTCCAGGCTAAATTCGGTCAAAAACTGACCTTTATGCCTGTATTTATCGAAGCAGCAGCAACCGCTCTGCGCGAATTCCCAATGTTGAATGCATCTGTTGACGGTGATAAAATCATTCTTCGCGGTAAAGTAAATATTGGTGTTGCCGTAGCTAAGCCTGATGGTAACCTGATCGTTCCGGTTATTAAAGATGCTGACCAAAAGAACCTGGTTGGATTGACATCATCAATGAACGACTTGGCTAACCGTGCCCGTATCAACAAACTGACTCCGGACGAAATTTCAGGAGGTACTTTCAGTATCAGTAACTTCGGTACGTTCAAAAACGATATCGGTACACCAATCATCAACCAACCTGAAGTAGCAATTCTGGCTACCGGTAACATCGTTAAAAAGCCGGCTGTTCTCGAAACACCTGCTGGTGACGTGATTGCCATCCGCCACAAAATGTTCTTGTCTGTATCGTACGACCACCGTATTATCGATGGTGCTTTAGGCGGTGCTTTCCTAAGACGAATTGCTGAGCTTCTCGAAGAATTTGACGTAAACAGAAAAATCTAA
- a CDS encoding serine hydrolase domain-containing protein, protein MRYIKYLFIAMVLVFSYSSKSYHTHKQIPPYYQLEVQGLNKRITNELSDFSSSPYIEKQIARFNRQWGLKGASLAVVKDDKLVYAQGFGFANDQNDVVQPGNLFRVASVSKLLTGVAIMKLVEEKKLNLDQQVFGPTGIIKDTIFNKVRDKRLYKITVRQLLAHSGGWSQRYGDPAFNSLTIAEKVGDQAPATIHSYYKYIATRRLSFYPGTQTSYSNMGYMFLGEIIATVSGKTYESFIQDNILVPNGIVDMHIANSYAANRFENEVSYYESEGSALVPEYNGSGKMVAKSNGGNPIELLGAAGGWTCSAIELARLVTYIDGEPGVKDILKASSIAEMTDNTYAKGPLGWKTSFNNGTWIRTGSMAGTSAMIKRMDDGLTWVFISNTSSWKGSLLANDINSLMYKICYKVKEWPDQDLFNYYPIHTLPLAKAN, encoded by the coding sequence GTGAGGTATATCAAGTATCTATTTATTGCCATGGTTTTGGTATTTAGCTACAGTTCGAAGAGCTACCATACCCATAAACAGATACCTCCATACTACCAACTGGAAGTTCAGGGGCTGAACAAGCGGATTACCAACGAACTTTCAGACTTCTCCAGCTCGCCCTATATCGAAAAGCAGATTGCCCGGTTTAATCGCCAATGGGGATTGAAAGGCGCATCTCTGGCTGTTGTCAAAGACGATAAGCTGGTTTATGCCCAGGGATTTGGTTTTGCAAACGACCAAAATGACGTTGTACAGCCCGGAAATCTGTTTCGGGTAGCCAGTGTTTCCAAACTGTTGACAGGAGTGGCAATCATGAAATTGGTTGAAGAGAAAAAGCTTAATCTCGACCAACAGGTTTTTGGCCCGACTGGAATCATTAAAGACACCATTTTCAACAAAGTTCGCGATAAACGGCTTTATAAAATCACTGTTCGTCAGCTTTTGGCTCACTCCGGAGGCTGGTCGCAGCGCTATGGTGATCCGGCTTTCAATTCACTTACTATTGCCGAGAAAGTTGGAGATCAAGCTCCGGCGACAATTCATTCCTACTACAAGTACATTGCAACCCGCAGACTGTCGTTCTACCCGGGAACTCAAACATCTTACTCCAACATGGGATACATGTTCTTGGGAGAAATAATTGCAACGGTTAGCGGCAAAACCTACGAAAGTTTTATTCAGGATAATATCCTCGTTCCGAATGGGATTGTTGATATGCACATTGCGAATAGCTACGCAGCCAACAGGTTCGAAAACGAAGTGAGTTATTACGAATCGGAAGGCAGCGCCTTGGTTCCCGAATACAATGGTTCGGGGAAAATGGTTGCCAAATCGAACGGAGGAAACCCGATTGAACTTTTGGGAGCAGCTGGTGGCTGGACCTGCTCAGCCATTGAATTGGCTCGCTTGGTTACCTACATCGATGGAGAACCAGGTGTGAAAGACATACTGAAAGCTTCGTCGATTGCAGAAATGACAGACAACACCTACGCGAAGGGGCCGCTTGGCTGGAAAACTTCGTTCAACAACGGCACCTGGATCCGGACCGGAAGTATGGCCGGTACATCTGCAATGATTAAGCGCATGGACGATGGATTAACCTGGGTTTTCATTTCGAATACCAGCAGTTGGAAAGGATCTTTGCTGGCTAACGACATCAACTCGCTGATGTATAAAATTTGTTACAAAGTCAAAGAATGGCCTGATCAGGATTTGTTCAACTACTACCCGATACACACACTTCCCCTGGCTAAAGCAAATTAG
- a CDS encoding dihydroorotate dehydrogenase, whose product MADLGVNIKDLYFKNPVLTASGTCGFGQEIADFVDLEKLGGVVMKGTTLKHREGNNYPRMAETPSGMLNAVGLQNKGVDNFVKNIYPTIKDVNSNFIVNVNGSTIEEYVELTERINELDKIPAIELNISCPNVKEGGMAFGVSCPSAEAVVKAVRAVYHKPLIVKLSPNVTNIAEIARAVEGQGADSVSLVNTFLGMAINAETRKPVLSTITGGLSGPAIKPIALRMVWQVAQAVKVPVIGMGGIMNATDAIEFMLAGATAVQVGTAIFIDPTIPVQIVDGINEYLERHQFSSVKEIIGAMQV is encoded by the coding sequence ATGGCAGATTTAGGCGTAAATATAAAAGACCTTTATTTCAAAAATCCGGTATTAACCGCTTCCGGTACCTGCGGATTTGGGCAGGAAATCGCCGATTTCGTGGATTTGGAGAAGCTGGGAGGTGTGGTTATGAAAGGAACCACGCTTAAGCACCGTGAAGGAAATAATTACCCGCGCATGGCCGAAACGCCGTCAGGGATGTTAAATGCCGTTGGTTTGCAAAATAAAGGCGTCGATAATTTCGTTAAAAATATCTATCCGACCATTAAAGACGTTAACTCGAATTTCATTGTTAACGTGAATGGTTCGACGATTGAAGAATACGTTGAGCTGACTGAGCGGATTAATGAACTGGACAAAATTCCGGCAATTGAGTTGAATATCAGCTGCCCGAATGTGAAAGAAGGAGGAATGGCATTTGGTGTTAGTTGCCCGTCGGCAGAAGCTGTTGTGAAAGCTGTTCGCGCGGTTTACCACAAGCCACTGATCGTGAAACTATCGCCCAATGTAACCAATATCGCAGAAATAGCCCGTGCTGTGGAAGGCCAGGGAGCCGACAGCGTGTCGCTGGTAAACACCTTTTTAGGGATGGCGATCAACGCTGAGACGCGCAAACCGGTTTTATCAACCATCACCGGTGGTTTATCCGGTCCGGCGATCAAACCGATTGCTTTACGCATGGTTTGGCAGGTGGCACAGGCTGTAAAAGTTCCCGTAATCGGAATGGGCGGTATCATGAACGCTACCGATGCGATCGAATTTATGCTGGCTGGTGCAACTGCGGTTCAGGTTGGAACGGCGATTTTTATCGACCCAACTATCCCGGTGCAAATCGTAGATGGAATTAATGAGTATTTAGAGCGTCACCAGTTTAGTTCTGTGAAAGAGATTATTGGCGCAATGCAAGTGTAA